In Nitrobacteraceae bacterium AZCC 1564, the following proteins share a genomic window:
- a CDS encoding 4-hydroxy-tetrahydrodipicolinate synthase (product_source=KO:K01714; cath_funfam=3.20.20.70; cog=COG0329; ko=KO:K01714; pfam=PF00701; smart=SM01130; superfamily=51569) — MSDLHGVMPYLVSPIAEDGTVKTDVLGKLCDDLIGKGVHGLTPLGSTGEFAYLDREQRAMVVSATIEAAARRVPVIAGVASTSTSDAVAQAKAHQRRGADGILAILESYFPVKDAQVEAHFRTIADAVDIPVVIYTNPQFQRSDLTLDVISRLAEHPRIQYIKDASNNTGRLLSIINRCGDSLRVFAASSHIPAAVMLIGGVGWMAGPACIVPRESVQLYELCRARRWDEAMALQRKLWQVNEAFARFNLAACIKAGLDIQGYAVGDPIPPQAALTPDERKLVEGVLQGLT; from the coding sequence ATGTCTGACCTGCATGGTGTCATGCCCTATCTGGTGTCTCCGATCGCGGAAGATGGGACGGTCAAAACGGATGTCCTTGGCAAGCTGTGCGACGACCTCATCGGCAAGGGCGTCCACGGCTTAACGCCCCTCGGCTCCACTGGCGAGTTCGCTTATCTCGATCGCGAACAACGAGCGATGGTGGTTTCCGCCACCATCGAAGCCGCAGCGCGGCGCGTTCCAGTCATTGCTGGTGTCGCATCGACGTCGACATCCGACGCTGTTGCTCAAGCGAAGGCACATCAACGACGCGGAGCGGATGGCATTCTGGCGATTCTGGAATCCTATTTTCCGGTCAAGGATGCACAGGTCGAAGCACACTTTCGCACGATTGCCGACGCGGTCGACATCCCCGTCGTGATCTACACGAACCCGCAATTTCAGCGGTCCGATCTGACGCTGGATGTCATTTCGCGCCTCGCGGAGCACCCTCGCATTCAGTACATCAAGGACGCATCCAACAATACGGGCCGACTCCTCTCGATCATCAACCGTTGCGGCGATTCCTTGCGTGTGTTTGCTGCATCCTCCCACATCCCGGCTGCAGTCATGCTCATTGGCGGCGTCGGTTGGATGGCGGGCCCGGCCTGCATCGTGCCGCGTGAGAGCGTGCAGCTCTATGAGCTATGTCGGGCAAGGCGATGGGATGAGGCGATGGCACTCCAGCGCAAGCTTTGGCAAGTCAACGAAGCATTCGCGCGTTTCAATCTGGCCGCCTGCATCAAAGCGGGCCTAGACATTCAAGGATACGCGGTCGGCGATCCGATCCCACCACAGGCAGCGCTTACCCCCGACGAGCGCAAACTTGTCGAAGGCGTGTTGCAGGGTCTGACGTAA
- a CDS encoding gluconolactonase (product_source=KO:K01053; cath_funfam=2.120.10.30; cog=COG3386; ko=KO:K01053; pfam=PF08450; superfamily=63829): MSKLRVIATGLEFPEGPVVMPDGSVVLVEIRAQRLTRVYPDGRKETVAKIPGGPNGAAMGPDGKCYVCNNGGFSWSQGRGALMPGAPAPSEYLGGSLQRIDLATGKIETLFERCGDRKLNGPNDLVFDKQGGLWFSDLGKRRARDMDVGAVYYMKPGATDLVEAVPSMLPANGIGLSPDEKTVYVAETPTSRLWAFDIGAPGEIKPGPVIYRGETGRPLAGLGGYQMFDSLAVEASGNVCVATLVSGCISVIAPDGRLVEQVPTGDHVTTNIAFGGPELKTAYITLSGKGELVAMDWPRGGLPLNFLNK, from the coding sequence ATGTCAAAGCTTCGTGTCATCGCAACCGGTCTCGAATTCCCGGAAGGGCCGGTCGTGATGCCCGATGGCTCGGTGGTGCTGGTGGAAATCCGCGCGCAAAGGCTGACGCGCGTTTATCCCGATGGGCGCAAGGAGACGGTCGCGAAAATTCCCGGTGGCCCGAACGGCGCTGCCATGGGCCCCGACGGCAAATGCTACGTCTGCAACAATGGCGGCTTTAGCTGGTCGCAGGGACGCGGTGCCTTGATGCCGGGCGCGCCGGCACCGTCGGAATATCTCGGCGGTTCACTGCAGCGAATCGATCTTGCGACTGGCAAAATCGAGACCCTGTTCGAGCGTTGCGGTGACCGCAAGCTGAACGGCCCGAATGATCTGGTGTTCGATAAGCAGGGCGGGCTGTGGTTCAGCGATCTCGGCAAGCGCCGCGCGCGCGACATGGATGTCGGCGCGGTCTATTACATGAAGCCGGGTGCGACGGACCTTGTTGAAGCCGTTCCCTCAATGCTTCCCGCCAATGGAATTGGCCTCTCACCCGATGAAAAGACGGTTTACGTGGCGGAGACGCCGACGTCGCGTCTGTGGGCGTTTGATATTGGCGCGCCCGGCGAGATCAAGCCAGGTCCGGTGATCTATCGCGGTGAGACCGGCAGGCCGCTTGCGGGCCTTGGCGGATATCAGATGTTCGACTCGCTCGCGGTGGAAGCATCCGGCAACGTCTGTGTGGCGACGCTGGTGTCGGGCTGCATTTCGGTGATCGCGCCCGACGGCAGGCTCGTTGAGCAGGTGCCGACCGGCGATCACGTCACCACCAATATTGCATTCGGTGGACCCGAATTGAAGACGGCCTACATCACGCTGTCGGGCAAGGGTGAGCTGGTGGCAATGGACTGGCCGCGCGGCGGGCTGCCACTGAACTTCCTCAACAAATAG
- a CDS encoding RimJ/RimL family protein N-acetyltransferase (product_source=COG1670; cath_funfam=3.40.630.30; cog=COG1670; ko=KO:K22479; pfam=PF13302; superfamily=55729) — protein MTWLAPITLEGAHARLEPLSPVHHDGLVEAVKDGELWKLWYTFIPRPEDMGKEIERRLGLQAAGAMLPFTVVDANGRIAGMTTYMNVDAPNRRVEIGSTWYAASVQRTPLNTQCKLLLLTHAFEKLDCIAVEFRTHFFNHQSRRGIERLGAKLDGVLRSHQISPNGTLRDTVVYSIIASEWPTAKAHLMFQLERQR, from the coding sequence ATGACCTGGCTTGCTCCCATCACGCTTGAAGGTGCTCATGCGCGCCTTGAGCCGCTGTCCCCAGTGCATCATGACGGCCTCGTCGAGGCTGTCAAAGACGGCGAGCTTTGGAAGCTCTGGTACACCTTCATCCCGCGTCCCGAGGATATGGGGAAGGAAATCGAACGGCGGCTTGGGTTGCAGGCAGCGGGTGCGATGCTGCCGTTCACGGTCGTGGACGCGAATGGCCGCATCGCAGGCATGACCACTTATATGAATGTCGATGCGCCGAATCGACGCGTGGAGATCGGATCGACCTGGTATGCGGCGAGTGTCCAGCGAACGCCGCTGAATACCCAATGCAAGCTGCTGTTGCTCACGCATGCTTTTGAAAAGCTGGATTGCATCGCGGTCGAATTCCGTACGCATTTCTTCAACCACCAAAGCCGCCGCGGAATCGAGCGGCTCGGCGCCAAGCTCGACGGCGTGCTGCGCAGCCACCAGATTTCTCCAAACGGAACGCTGCGTGACACGGTAGTTTACAGCATCATCGCCAGCGAATGGCCGACCGCGAAAGCGCATCTGATGTTTCAGCTGGAGCGTCAGCGCTGA
- a CDS encoding adenylate cyclase (product_source=KO:K01768; cath_funfam=3.30.70.1230; cog=COG2114; ko=KO:K01768; pfam=PF00211,PF11845; smart=SM00044; superfamily=55073; transmembrane_helix_parts=Inside_1_12,TMhelix_13_35,Outside_36_525), with protein MDTTNPENLRSRGILTGFVIAVLLALLPVAVWLDLTNLAEVALRRQATDLNSLVTSVRGYYGTNVVGRILAHPGSTQVIHNYESVPGAIPIPATLSLELGRVISEQQQNITYRFVSDYPFKNRAPHQLDEFERKALESLRANPDQKIEDATRSLLSDSVRLVAPVIMGSACVSCHNVHPESPKQDWKVGDVRGIQEIMITQPIAANIFSFKYLLAYFALAAVSGLSFLGMQRRQALQIQSMNRELESNNDFLASLSMKISRYISPQIYKSIFSGQKDVIIHTERKKLTIFFSDIQNFTATTERLQPEQITQLLNEYFTEMSAIALAHGGTIDKFIGDAMLIFFGDPETKGERLDAQACLRMAWEMQRRLVELNAKWRSEGIEQPFKTRMGINSGYCNVGNFGSVDRMDYTIIGAEANLAARLQSIAEPGRIVISYETFALVSDVVAAHQLPAITMKGISREVIPYAVDNLLGASGDKGDVVVERRPGLDFYLDPSLIDAQEVERVRAILANAMAALEKRQEKGAE; from the coding sequence ATGGACACTACTAATCCTGAAAATCTGCGTTCGCGCGGGATATTAACCGGTTTTGTGATCGCCGTGTTGCTCGCGTTGCTGCCGGTCGCGGTGTGGCTCGATCTCACCAACCTCGCGGAGGTTGCGCTCCGTCGCCAGGCGACCGACCTCAATTCGCTCGTGACCAGTGTGCGTGGCTATTACGGCACAAATGTCGTCGGCCGCATTCTGGCGCATCCCGGCTCAACACAGGTGATCCATAATTACGAGTCGGTGCCAGGCGCCATTCCCATTCCTGCAACGTTATCGCTTGAACTCGGGCGGGTCATTAGCGAACAGCAGCAGAATATTACCTACCGGTTCGTGTCGGACTACCCATTCAAGAATCGCGCGCCGCATCAACTCGATGAGTTCGAGCGGAAAGCTCTCGAAAGCCTGCGTGCCAATCCCGATCAAAAGATCGAGGATGCTACCCGCTCGTTGCTGAGCGACAGCGTGCGGCTTGTTGCACCGGTGATCATGGGCTCAGCCTGCGTGAGCTGTCACAACGTTCACCCCGAAAGTCCCAAGCAGGATTGGAAGGTGGGTGACGTCCGCGGCATTCAGGAAATCATGATCACCCAGCCCATCGCGGCCAATATCTTCTCCTTCAAATACCTGCTGGCTTACTTTGCGCTGGCGGCTGTCAGCGGACTGTCTTTCCTGGGCATGCAGCGTCGTCAGGCGTTGCAGATCCAAAGCATGAATCGTGAACTGGAATCCAACAACGACTTCTTGGCATCGTTGTCGATGAAGATCTCACGTTACATTTCTCCGCAGATCTACAAGAGCATCTTCAGCGGTCAGAAGGACGTCATCATCCACACCGAACGCAAGAAGCTGACGATCTTCTTCTCCGACATCCAGAACTTTACCGCGACTACAGAGCGACTGCAGCCGGAGCAGATTACGCAGCTGCTCAATGAATATTTCACGGAGATGTCGGCCATCGCGCTTGCCCATGGCGGCACCATCGACAAGTTCATCGGTGATGCGATGTTGATCTTCTTCGGAGATCCCGAAACCAAGGGCGAGCGGCTGGACGCACAGGCCTGCCTGCGAATGGCGTGGGAGATGCAGCGCCGCCTGGTCGAGTTGAACGCGAAATGGCGCTCAGAGGGCATCGAGCAGCCGTTCAAGACCCGCATGGGCATCAATTCCGGTTACTGCAACGTCGGCAATTTCGGCAGCGTCGATCGCATGGATTACACGATCATCGGCGCCGAAGCGAACCTGGCGGCACGGCTGCAGAGCATCGCTGAACCCGGCCGCATCGTGATCAGCTACGAAACCTTTGCGCTGGTCAGCGACGTGGTTGCTGCACACCAGTTGCCGGCGATTACGATGAAGGGCATCAGCCGCGAGGTTATTCCTTATGCCGTCGATAATCTTCTCGGCGCTTCGGGCGACAAGGGTGATGTGGTGGTTGAACGCAGGCCAGGCCTCGACTTCTACCTCGATCCGTCTCTGATCGATGCGCAGGAGGTGGAGCGTGTTCGCGCAATTCTCGCTAATGCCATGGCGGCGCTGGAAAAGCGCCAGGAGAAAGGGGCGGAGTAG
- a CDS encoding peptidoglycan hydrolase CwlO-like protein (product_source=COG3883; cath_funfam=3.40.50.300; cleavage_site_network=SignalP-noTM; cog=COG3883; superfamily=46579; transmembrane_helix_parts=Inside_1_6,TMhelix_7_29,Outside_30_117), giving the protein MKTSKTRLVLVVAALTSATGAALAQDVVGIEICTAEKTMERRTSCLQSNINFLKSTMTKASLESQQKIDAANRQIDALKATVIGLQKTVEQLQGQVQALEKKPAEASKPPAKEPAAK; this is encoded by the coding sequence ATGAAGACAAGCAAAACGAGGTTGGTACTTGTCGTCGCGGCTCTGACAAGCGCGACGGGCGCTGCCTTGGCTCAGGACGTAGTTGGCATCGAGATCTGTACGGCCGAGAAAACCATGGAGCGGCGCACCAGTTGCCTGCAAAGCAACATCAACTTCCTGAAGAGCACGATGACCAAGGCTTCGCTCGAAAGCCAGCAGAAGATCGACGCCGCCAATCGACAAATCGATGCGCTGAAAGCAACGGTGATCGGCCTGCAGAAGACGGTGGAGCAGTTGCAAGGCCAGGTTCAGGCGTTGGAGAAGAAGCCAGCAGAGGCATCCAAGCCGCCCGCAAAGGAGCCAGCCGCCAAGTGA
- a CDS encoding putative endonuclease (product_source=KO:K07461; cath_funfam=3.40.1440.10; cog=COG2827; ko=KO:K07461; pfam=PF01541; superfamily=82771), translating into MTGAVNPKTSRTPEVVLNRIAKRKTAAPSGASPGEQSFVYVLGSFHKGRYISYVGWTNDVARRLDQHNAGTGARSTRGRVWILLHTESFETRNEAMSREWHLKRDRVFRKQLMDGIRAKARSEVTRTKNEAL; encoded by the coding sequence GTGACGGGTGCGGTGAATCCGAAAACGTCTCGCACTCCAGAGGTGGTCTTGAACAGGATTGCAAAGCGCAAGACGGCTGCACCCAGCGGCGCCTCCCCCGGGGAGCAGAGTTTCGTCTATGTGCTCGGCAGCTTCCACAAGGGGCGCTATATCTCTTATGTGGGCTGGACGAATGACGTTGCGAGGCGGCTCGATCAGCACAACGCTGGCACAGGTGCGCGGTCGACGCGTGGTCGGGTCTGGATTCTCCTGCATACGGAGTCCTTCGAGACGCGTAATGAGGCGATGAGCCGTGAGTGGCATCTCAAGCGCGATCGCGTTTTCCGCAAGCAACTGATGGACGGTATCCGCGCAAAAGCCCGCAGCGAAGTCACAAGAACAAAAAATGAGGCATTATGA
- a CDS encoding hypothetical protein (product_source=Hypo-rule applied), whose product MSDWQSIDSAPKDGTFVLLHNPDWPNDVEGFWHRPSKAWSANVRIRDIENRIVGPEPPTHWKPLTPEQQRY is encoded by the coding sequence ATGAGCGACTGGCAGAGCATCGACAGCGCACCGAAGGACGGGACATTCGTTCTGCTGCACAATCCGGATTGGCCGAACGACGTCGAGGGATTTTGGCACCGGCCGAGCAAGGCGTGGTCCGCGAACGTCCGGATTCGGGATATCGAAAACCGGATTGTCGGCCCCGAGCCTCCGACCCACTGGAAGCCGCTGACGCCTGAGCAGCAAAGGTACTGA
- a CDS encoding ornithine cyclodeaminase/alanine dehydrogenase-like protein (mu-crystallin family) (product_source=COG2423; cath_funfam=3.30.1780.10,3.40.50.720; cog=COG2423; pfam=PF02423; superfamily=51735) yields MNPTPSPLIVDAARTRASLPFDRLIPALREAFTAGADVPVRHHHFIPQPDGSTATVLIMPAWRQEFLGIKIVTIFPENGKRNLPGLFSSYLLCDGPTGQHLALIDGNEITSRRTVGIAALGADFLARKNASKLLICGSGRIANLAAAAFRAVRPITQVAVWNINPAGAERLVKSLQADGIDAYVAPDLERAVKDVDIVSCATLATTPIIKGEWLKPGTHLDLIGSFTPFMREADDDVFRRGRVYVDTMDGLKESGELLDPIRNGVITPDDIAGSLAQLCRGEREGRGSDNEITVFKAVGHALSDIAAAALVYRDLIGK; encoded by the coding sequence ATGAATCCCACGCCATCCCCGCTCATCGTCGATGCAGCTCGAACCCGCGCGAGTCTGCCGTTTGATCGCCTGATTCCGGCTCTGCGCGAAGCCTTCACTGCGGGTGCCGATGTGCCAGTGCGGCATCATCATTTCATTCCGCAGCCGGACGGCTCGACTGCGACGGTGCTCATCATGCCGGCGTGGCGGCAGGAATTTTTAGGGATCAAGATCGTCACGATCTTTCCCGAGAACGGCAAACGGAATCTGCCGGGACTGTTCTCGAGTTATCTCCTTTGCGATGGCCCTACCGGGCAGCACCTGGCGCTGATCGACGGCAACGAGATTACCTCGCGCCGTACGGTAGGTATCGCGGCGCTCGGGGCGGACTTTCTTGCGCGGAAAAATGCGTCGAAGCTTTTGATTTGCGGCTCGGGCCGCATCGCGAACCTTGCGGCTGCTGCATTCCGCGCGGTTCGGCCGATCACCCAGGTTGCGGTCTGGAATATCAATCCCGCCGGTGCGGAGCGGCTCGTAAAGTCGCTGCAGGCAGATGGGATAGACGCTTATGTCGCACCCGACCTGGAGCGTGCCGTGAAAGATGTGGACATCGTCAGTTGTGCGACGCTCGCGACCACACCAATCATTAAGGGCGAATGGCTGAAGCCAGGTACACATCTCGACCTGATCGGCAGCTTTACGCCGTTTATGCGCGAGGCGGATGATGACGTCTTCCGGCGCGGACGCGTATATGTCGACACCATGGATGGCCTGAAGGAATCCGGCGAACTGCTGGATCCGATCCGTAACGGAGTCATCACGCCGGACGATATTGCCGGATCACTGGCGCAGCTTTGCCGCGGTGAACGCGAGGGTAGGGGCAGCGACAACGAGATCACGGTGTTCAAGGCCGTCGGCCATGCGTTGTCCGATATTGCGGCGGCTGCTCTCGTGTACCGTGATCTTATCGGCAAATAG